In a genomic window of Staphylococcus taiwanensis:
- a CDS encoding twin-arginine translocase TatA/TatE family subunit: protein MFQDMFVLGITGPTSLVVISIIALIIFGPKKLPQFGRAIGSTLKEFKSAAEHMNTDDVHDTPSKESKQQREHSK from the coding sequence ATGTTCCAAGATATGTTTGTTTTAGGCATTACAGGCCCAACAAGTTTAGTAGTAATCAGTATTATCGCTTTAATCATTTTCGGTCCAAAAAAATTACCACAGTTTGGAAGAGCCATTGGTAGTACGTTAAAAGAATTCAAGTCAGCTGCTGAACATATGAATACAGATGATGTGCATGACACTCCCAGTAAAGAGTCAAAACAACAACGAGAACACTCTAAATAA
- a CDS encoding L-lactate permease, whose protein sequence is MLVQTFNPFGNLVLSSLIAAVPIILFLLCLTLFKMKGIYAAITTLVVTLLIAIPFFKLPVGIATGGVVEGFYQGIIPIGYIVMMAVLLYKITQESGQFNTIQDSITSISQDQRIQLLLIGFAFNAFLEGAAGFGVPIAICALLLSQLGFRPLQAAMLCLVANAASGAFGAIGIPVGVVDTLHLPGGVHAMGVSQTSTLTLAIINFFIPFLLIFIIDGLKGIKETLPAILVVSITYTLLQGLLTVYNGPELADIIPPLVTMGALALFSRKFQPKNIYRVQKDVEPEPVKHHKAKDIFYAWSPFVILTVIVMIWSAPFFKNLFLPNGKLASLVLNFNLPGTFSDIAHKPITLSFNFIGQTGTAILITIIITVLMAKKVSFGDAGRLFGVTFKELWLPVLTICFILAISKITTYGGLSAAMGQGIAKAGNVFPVLSPILGWIGVFMTGSVVNNNSLFAPIQASVAQQIGTSGSLLVASNTVGGVAAKLISPQSIAIATAAVKEVGKESELLKMTLRYSIGLLIFICIWTFILSLIL, encoded by the coding sequence ATGTTAGTTCAAACATTTAACCCTTTTGGTAACTTAGTGTTATCTAGTTTAATAGCAGCAGTACCCATTATTCTATTCTTATTATGTTTAACTTTATTTAAAATGAAAGGTATATATGCTGCAATTACAACATTAGTTGTTACACTTCTAATTGCCATCCCATTCTTTAAATTACCAGTAGGTATCGCAACTGGTGGTGTAGTTGAAGGTTTCTATCAAGGTATTATTCCAATCGGTTATATCGTTATGATGGCCGTATTGCTTTACAAAATTACACAAGAATCTGGTCAATTTAATACAATTCAAGATAGTATTACAAGTATTTCTCAAGACCAACGTATTCAATTATTATTAATTGGTTTTGCATTCAATGCATTTTTAGAAGGTGCCGCAGGGTTTGGTGTACCAATCGCTATTTGTGCATTACTATTATCACAATTAGGTTTTAGACCATTACAAGCCGCTATGTTATGTTTAGTAGCAAACGCTGCATCAGGTGCTTTTGGTGCGATTGGTATTCCAGTGGGTGTTGTAGATACACTTCATTTACCTGGTGGCGTACACGCTATGGGCGTGTCTCAAACATCAACATTAACTCTAGCAATTATTAATTTCTTTATTCCGTTTTTACTCATTTTCATTATTGATGGTCTAAAAGGTATTAAAGAAACATTACCAGCGATACTAGTCGTATCTATTACTTATACTTTGTTACAAGGACTTTTAACAGTATACAATGGACCTGAATTAGCTGATATTATTCCACCACTAGTAACTATGGGCGCTTTAGCTTTATTCTCTAGAAAATTCCAACCAAAAAATATTTATCGAGTGCAGAAAGATGTTGAACCAGAACCAGTTAAACATCATAAAGCAAAAGATATTTTTTATGCATGGAGTCCATTCGTTATTTTAACTGTGATTGTTATGATTTGGAGTGCACCATTCTTCAAAAACTTATTTTTACCAAACGGTAAATTAGCGTCATTAGTATTGAACTTTAATTTGCCAGGCACATTTAGTGATATTGCTCATAAACCAATCACATTAAGCTTTAACTTTATTGGACAAACAGGTACAGCTATTTTAATAACTATTATTATTACGGTATTAATGGCTAAAAAAGTAAGCTTTGGCGATGCTGGTCGTTTATTCGGGGTTACTTTCAAAGAATTATGGTTACCAGTTTTAACAATTTGTTTCATCTTAGCAATCTCTAAAATCACAACTTATGGTGGTTTGAGTGCTGCAATGGGACAAGGTATTGCAAAAGCTGGAAATGTCTTCCCAGTCTTATCACCAATCTTAGGTTGGATTGGCGTATTTATGACAGGATCAGTGGTTAATAACAACTCATTATTTGCACCAATTCAAGCATCAGTTGCGCAACAAATTGGAACAAGTGGTTCTTTACTTGTAGCTTCAAATACAGTTGGTGGTGTAGCTGCTAAATTAATCTCACCTCAATCTATTGCGATTGCTACTGCTGCAGTTAAAGAAGTAGGTAAAGAATCTGAATTACTTAAAATGACATTACGTTACAGCATTGGATTATTAATCTTTATCTGTATTTGGACATTTATCTTATCACTAATATTATAG
- a CDS encoding GNAT family N-acetyltransferase, with protein sequence MSETIERIKENEVSALRQISETTFYDTFEGEYTEEDFKKFFEDNYNEPLLLKEMANPDSYHYFYKIDHQIAGYLKLNTGKAQTEPKGDDYLEIQRIYFYKTYQGGGRGKHLINLAIEKAQKLNKTKIWLGVWEHNHQALNFYKKHGFEVTGQHEFHTGNVIDIDLIMERSV encoded by the coding sequence ATGTCAGAGACAATTGAAAGAATTAAAGAGAATGAAGTTAGTGCGTTACGACAAATTTCTGAAACGACATTTTATGATACTTTTGAAGGTGAATATACGGAAGAAGATTTTAAGAAATTTTTTGAGGACAATTACAATGAACCATTGTTACTAAAAGAAATGGCTAATCCAGACTCATACCATTACTTCTATAAAATCGATCATCAAATCGCTGGTTACTTAAAGTTAAATACTGGTAAAGCACAAACGGAACCTAAAGGCGATGATTATTTAGAAATTCAACGTATTTATTTCTATAAAACATATCAAGGTGGAGGCAGAGGTAAACATTTAATTAATCTTGCAATTGAAAAAGCACAAAAATTAAACAAAACAAAAATTTGGCTTGGTGTGTGGGAACATAATCATCAGGCATTGAATTTTTATAAAAAGCATGGCTTTGAAGTTACTGGACAACACGAGTTTCATACTGGAAATGTTATTGATATAGATTTAATCATGGAAAGAAGCGTTTAA
- the tatC gene encoding twin-arginine translocase subunit TatC, translating to MTLPVKSQNNNENTLNNSTLLEHFDELRSRIVKVFIAFVISTIIVYISSHWWIKPFIHYIKRAHVTLHAFSFTEMIQIYIMIIFFVALCLIIPIIFYQLWAFIAPGLHPHERGFIYKFSIWCALLFIFGVAFAFFIGFPLIIKFSLTLSTILSIEPVIGFKAYLHELIRWLLIFGILFQLPTLFLGLAKFDLIEVNELHKYRKYIYFGCFVIASIIAPPDITLNLLLTLPLIILFEFSMLIAKIAQRKS from the coding sequence ATGACACTCCCAGTAAAGAGTCAAAACAACAACGAGAACACTCTAAATAATTCAACGCTGTTAGAACACTTTGATGAGCTACGCTCACGAATCGTCAAAGTGTTTATTGCTTTTGTGATTTCTACAATTATCGTATATATATCGTCACATTGGTGGATTAAACCATTTATTCATTATATAAAACGTGCACATGTAACCTTACATGCTTTTTCATTTACTGAAATGATTCAAATTTATATTATGATTATTTTCTTCGTTGCATTGTGCCTAATAATTCCGATTATTTTTTATCAATTGTGGGCATTTATAGCACCAGGTCTTCATCCCCATGAAAGAGGCTTTATTTATAAATTTAGTATATGGTGTGCTCTATTATTTATATTTGGTGTTGCCTTTGCGTTTTTTATAGGTTTTCCATTAATTATCAAATTTTCATTAACCTTATCTACAATCTTAAGTATAGAACCTGTTATTGGATTTAAAGCATATTTACACGAACTAATAAGATGGTTATTAATATTTGGAATACTATTTCAACTTCCAACTCTGTTTTTAGGATTAGCAAAATTCGACCTTATTGAAGTTAATGAATTACATAAGTATCGTAAATATATTTACTTTGGTTGTTTCGTTATAGCAAGTATTATCGCACCACCAGATATTACTTTAAATTTATTACTCACTTTGCCACTTATTATTTTATTTGAGTTTAGTATGCTCATCGCTAAAATAGCACAGCGTAAGTCCTAG
- a CDS encoding CDP-glycerol glycerophosphotransferase family protein: MIKQINISNMLHLELQLKKAKSAGFSHFIPYSNDIKINQEMLEAVELTHNSIAVDYTINALYLNDCRYFGEDKLNFLSWMKNINHYPNLIYDIDATLLHLSKHDIHSIMDLAVITVLKDEIDIDNHVVFDFANRIPTSKVFWKSLNIHDIKQINHFDLNKLAYIDGHPIPYSKFKFPGKEEEMRFADSWLVTTKFKLPKWLYHKMHNHALKNHRNLSYVYEKDQSQVKNHVVFLGFDYGYRGNSKYLFNYFVKRNPTTEAYFITNDRRGPYFLPTDAEGNKALIESARIVVTESYIPDEFKPNGKVIQLWHGTPIKKLFLDSKEPDQNKNIYNYKARKYNKWLHQDYLLTDSVAAEGLFETAFPNQHTQMIPYGYPRVSYLLHYQNDKNHQKKVKDALDVDRTKPILLYVPTWHAKNSDIELLTITPELLNEYHIVFKGHVEDTNHDIPDGVIVAPANIETQDLILVADVVITDYSSIIFDALTIDKKVCLFTPNHDAYKQERGVYDDVMDSLSKVWYTDETLLHDNLIHHTLTELPNHPLVNTHNTSLKKLTQLMRDILNDK; encoded by the coding sequence ATGATTAAACAAATAAATATCTCAAATATGTTACATCTTGAATTACAACTTAAAAAGGCTAAATCAGCAGGCTTTTCACATTTTATTCCTTATTCCAATGACATAAAAATCAATCAAGAAATGTTAGAAGCAGTAGAATTAACTCACAACTCAATTGCAGTAGATTACACAATTAATGCACTATATTTAAATGACTGTCGTTATTTCGGAGAAGATAAATTAAACTTTTTATCATGGATGAAAAATATTAATCATTATCCAAACCTTATTTATGATATTGACGCCACACTATTACATTTATCTAAACATGATATTCACTCCATTATGGACTTAGCCGTTATCACTGTTTTAAAAGATGAAATAGATATTGATAATCATGTTGTATTTGATTTTGCTAATCGAATACCGACGAGTAAAGTCTTTTGGAAATCATTAAATATTCATGACATAAAACAAATCAATCATTTCGATTTAAATAAACTAGCATACATAGATGGTCATCCAATTCCATATTCTAAATTTAAATTTCCAGGTAAAGAAGAAGAGATGCGCTTTGCTGATAGTTGGTTAGTTACAACTAAATTCAAACTACCTAAATGGCTATATCATAAAATGCATAATCATGCTTTAAAGAACCATCGAAATTTAAGTTATGTTTATGAAAAAGATCAATCACAAGTTAAAAACCACGTTGTCTTTCTAGGCTTTGATTATGGTTATCGTGGCAATTCCAAGTATTTATTTAATTATTTTGTAAAAAGAAATCCTACAACCGAAGCCTATTTCATCACGAATGATAGACGTGGACCATACTTTTTACCGACTGATGCTGAAGGTAACAAAGCGTTGATTGAGTCAGCACGTATTGTTGTTACCGAAAGTTATATTCCTGATGAATTTAAACCAAACGGTAAAGTTATTCAATTATGGCATGGTACACCTATTAAGAAACTATTCTTAGACAGTAAAGAACCTGATCAAAACAAAAATATTTATAATTATAAAGCACGCAAATATAATAAATGGTTACATCAAGATTATCTATTAACAGATTCAGTAGCTGCCGAAGGTTTGTTTGAAACTGCCTTTCCTAATCAGCATACGCAAATGATTCCGTACGGTTACCCAAGAGTGAGCTATTTATTACATTATCAAAATGACAAAAACCATCAAAAGAAAGTTAAAGATGCATTAGATGTCGATCGTACCAAACCAATATTGCTATATGTTCCAACTTGGCATGCAAAAAATAGCGATATTGAATTATTAACCATTACACCAGAATTATTGAATGAATATCACATTGTATTTAAAGGTCATGTCGAAGATACCAATCATGATATTCCAGATGGCGTTATCGTAGCGCCTGCAAATATTGAAACCCAAGACTTAATATTAGTTGCAGATGTCGTCATTACTGACTATTCATCAATCATTTTTGATGCATTAACTATAGATAAGAAAGTTTGTCTTTTCACTCCTAATCATGATGCTTATAAACAAGAACGTGGTGTATACGACGATGTTATGGACAGTTTGTCTAAAGTTTGGTATACAGATGAGACATTATTACATGATAATTTAATTCATCACACGCTTACTGAATTACCAAACCATCCACTTGTAAATACGCATAATACTTCTTTGAAGAAGTTAACACAGTTAATGAGAGATATCTTAAACGATAAATAA
- a CDS encoding glycosyltransferase family 4 protein, translating to MKSFTFLMHNIYALGGTVKAVTELANTLSNKGHHVEIISVFRAQDKPYFKINEDIKIKNLVDYRMKPQNVVSIIMNRLNKFSPFLQPTHLSKFEPGLNQFSKYVEHKMIKAIKQVDTDILVGTRASFNILISKYRPKNVLTVGMEHMNLEAHPQDYQHEILNAYQGLDLVTTLTHHDQKNYEKHLDTPVFTVPNIVNNHKLNVLKENIIISAGRLEYEKGFDLLIESIRRIQDDLRKLNFTVEIYGDGQERHHLQQLINTNKLDDLITIHPATQQLNNKLAHSKITVVPSRNEGFGMVLLEAMAQDNVVISFNGTLGPESLIEHNSNGYLANYNDAGSLAKYIDIAMNHIDHSQDMLTHGNNTVEQYSSNSIYKTFMQAINHQ from the coding sequence ATGAAGTCATTTACTTTTTTAATGCATAATATTTATGCACTAGGTGGAACAGTTAAGGCTGTTACCGAGTTAGCAAACACACTTTCAAATAAAGGACATCATGTTGAAATCATTTCTGTGTTTAGAGCTCAAGACAAACCGTATTTCAAAATTAATGAAGACATAAAAATTAAAAACCTAGTAGATTATCGTATGAAACCTCAAAATGTTGTTTCAATTATAATGAACCGTTTAAACAAATTTAGCCCCTTTTTACAACCCACACATCTCTCAAAATTTGAACCTGGGTTAAATCAATTTTCGAAATATGTAGAACACAAAATGATCAAAGCAATTAAGCAAGTAGACACTGACATATTAGTTGGAACTAGAGCGAGTTTTAATATTTTAATATCAAAATATCGTCCTAAAAATGTGTTGACGGTTGGGATGGAACACATGAATTTAGAAGCCCATCCGCAAGACTATCAACATGAGATATTAAATGCTTATCAAGGTTTAGATCTTGTCACTACATTAACGCATCATGATCAGAAAAATTATGAAAAACATCTTGATACACCTGTTTTCACAGTACCGAATATTGTAAATAATCATAAATTGAATGTTTTAAAAGAGAATATTATTATAAGTGCTGGAAGACTGGAATATGAGAAGGGTTTTGACCTTTTAATTGAGAGCATTCGACGTATCCAAGATGATTTACGAAAGCTAAATTTCACTGTTGAAATATACGGAGATGGGCAAGAACGTCATCATTTACAACAGTTAATCAATACAAATAAGCTTGATGATTTAATTACAATTCATCCTGCTACACAGCAGCTAAACAACAAACTTGCTCACAGTAAAATAACTGTAGTTCCTTCAAGAAATGAAGGGTTTGGAATGGTCCTTTTAGAAGCCATGGCTCAAGATAATGTTGTTATTAGTTTTAATGGTACGCTTGGACCAGAAAGCTTGATTGAACATAATAGTAATGGTTACTTAGCCAATTACAACGATGCAGGATCACTAGCCAAATATATTGATATTGCTATGAATCATATTGATCATTCTCAAGACATGCTTACGCATGGAAATAACACAGTTGAACAATATTCTTCTAATTCAATATATAAAACGTTTATGCAAGCAATCAATCATCAATAA
- a CDS encoding FTR1 family protein, which produces MKHYLVKILIAVVLTVTIVRVMPSVPVHAAEDSKISDIYVAITDAKSTLEDKDKSDKEKQSAVNDIKSKIKSLHIKDNKEGKDVKSKLEAVDKATSSDKKADKLSELTKSLITYENTVSTKDISGEIKALKQQVDAKDDQIKKAIKSKDEAELQSINNSLNQIWTSHETSIRNYDEGKYGQIEVNLMQLRVAIQKEPLDTKKVDNAWTTYKSSIDTVDQKQSSQETGKYKVTQLNDELDKAIKGIDDNHLDQTDAALSKFVQIWPYVEGKIQTKNGSLYTTIEDKIPYYQSILDNSNKDRVKKGLQEINSDIKDTVGQEGYSFIDVMIIFLREGLEVLLIIMTLTTMTRNVKDNKGTASVIGGAVLGLILSITLAVVFIQTLGNNGLLREGMEATLGIIAVILMYVVGIWMHRRSSAKRWNDMIQNMYQNAISNGNLVLLGTIGLISVLREGVEVIIFYMGMIGSITTMDFVVGIALAIVILVIFALLFRFIVKLIPIYYIFRVLSILIFIMAFKMLGVSIQKLQLLGTVPQHGVEGLPTIGLIGFYPSVETIVAQLIYIILIVFFVLKSRKDKQEKRVK; this is translated from the coding sequence GTGAAACATTATTTGGTTAAAATACTTATCGCAGTGGTATTAACAGTCACAATTGTAAGAGTGATGCCATCTGTTCCTGTACATGCTGCTGAAGATAGCAAAATAAGTGACATCTATGTTGCTATTACTGATGCTAAATCAACTTTGGAAGATAAAGATAAGAGTGACAAAGAAAAACAATCTGCTGTCAATGACATAAAATCAAAGATAAAATCATTACACATTAAAGATAATAAAGAAGGTAAAGATGTTAAGTCTAAGCTAGAAGCGGTTGATAAAGCGACATCATCTGACAAAAAGGCTGACAAACTTTCGGAACTTACAAAATCTTTAATTACTTATGAAAATACTGTATCAACAAAAGATATTTCAGGTGAAATTAAAGCGTTAAAACAGCAAGTGGATGCTAAAGATGACCAAATAAAAAAGGCCATTAAAAGTAAAGATGAAGCAGAGTTACAATCTATTAATAATAGTTTGAATCAGATTTGGACAAGTCATGAAACATCTATTCGTAATTATGATGAAGGTAAATACGGACAAATTGAAGTTAATCTAATGCAACTTCGAGTTGCTATTCAAAAAGAACCTTTAGATACGAAAAAAGTGGATAATGCATGGACTACTTACAAATCAAGTATTGATACAGTTGACCAAAAACAATCCAGTCAAGAAACTGGTAAATATAAAGTGACGCAGCTAAATGATGAGCTAGATAAAGCGATTAAAGGTATTGATGACAATCATTTGGATCAAACTGACGCAGCACTATCTAAGTTCGTTCAAATTTGGCCATATGTTGAAGGTAAAATTCAAACTAAAAATGGCTCTCTATACACTACAATTGAAGACAAAATACCTTATTATCAAAGTATATTAGATAATAGTAATAAAGATCGTGTGAAAAAGGGATTACAAGAGATTAATTCTGATATTAAAGACACAGTTGGTCAAGAAGGTTATTCTTTCATTGATGTTATGATTATCTTCTTACGTGAAGGATTAGAAGTATTATTAATCATCATGACTTTAACGACAATGACACGTAATGTTAAGGACAATAAAGGTACAGCCAGTGTAATTGGTGGTGCGGTATTAGGTTTAATATTAAGTATCACATTAGCAGTTGTATTCATTCAGACACTTGGCAATAATGGATTGTTACGTGAAGGAATGGAAGCTACGCTAGGTATTATCGCAGTGATTTTAATGTACGTGGTAGGTATTTGGATGCATCGACGTTCAAGTGCGAAACGTTGGAATGATATGATTCAAAATATGTATCAAAATGCCATAAGTAACGGTAACCTCGTATTGTTAGGTACAATAGGTTTAATTTCTGTCCTACGTGAAGGTGTAGAGGTTATTATCTTCTACATGGGTATGATAGGCAGTATTACAACAATGGACTTTGTTGTAGGTATTGCTTTAGCCATTGTTATTTTAGTGATCTTCGCATTATTATTTAGATTTATAGTGAAACTCATACCGATTTATTATATCTTCAGAGTGTTATCGATTTTAATCTTTATTATGGCATTCAAGATGCTCGGTGTTAGTATTCAGAAATTGCAATTGTTGGGCACAGTGCCACAACATGGTGTAGAAGGCTTACCAACCATAGGTCTAATTGGTTTCTACCCAAGTGTTGAAACGATTGTCGCTCAATTGATTTATATTATATTAATTGTTTTCTTTGTTTTGAAAAGTCGCAAAGACAAACAAGAGAAACGTGTAAAATAA